One window from the genome of Syntrophales bacterium encodes:
- a CDS encoding septum formation initiator family protein has translation MKVGRYLIIFLLLMGLLITFGDKGFVDNYMIKEKLAAIRKTNEQMTHKNEELEKKIVLLRNNLQYIEMVARSEIGMVKKGDIIYRFND, from the coding sequence ATGAAAGTTGGCAGATATTTAATAATATTTCTTTTACTAATGGGGCTTCTGATCACCTTTGGAGACAAAGGCTTTGTGGACAACTACATGATCAAAGAGAAGCTGGCAGCTATAAGGAAAACAAATGAGCAAATGACCCATAAAAACGAAGAATTAGAGAAAAAAATAGTGTTGCTGAGAAATAATCTGCAGTACATAGAAATGGTAGCAAGAAGTGAGATCGGGATGGTTAAGAAGGGAGACATTATCTATAGATTTAATGATTAA